TGAATACCGTTACCGCTTTTGTTAAGTCAATCATATTTCATCACCTGGCTTAGGAGGTTCCTCATCACGACCATGTAGTTGCTTAAGAACCGCCTTTAGTTTTTCTGGGATGGGTAGCCCAATATGACCTGCATTCTCCAAAATGGATACACCCTCGTTACTTAGGTAGAAAAAGATTACCGCCGTTCGCAAAGCGCTGCCATTGTATCCTGCACTCCCCAATATTTGTGTATCAAAAATATGAGCGATACCTACCATTACAAAGATGAGCACCTTTTTGAAAATTCCCTTGGCACCAATTTCGCTGGACAGCTTTTTATCTGTAATCGCACAAAGGACACCTGTCAGATAATCAATAGCTACAAAAGTGACCAGTGTATATAGAAATCCGTCAAACTCGCCGAGAAACCATCCAAGAAAAGCACCAACAGCCGCAAAAGCTAACTGTATCCAATTCCAAATCTCTTTCACTGTAAACACCTCCATTACATTAATTTGTGTATTTAAAAAAGCACCCCTGTAAAATACAAGAGTGCTGTTGCCGTATCACACACCTTACAGCATCAGTATAAGATCGTGGATTTGTTGCATCACATCCGCCTTTGGACGCCCTGTTCCAATAGGGAGCCATGTCACAGGTGGTATATCAAATGCTGCAGAAGAGTCAAAACCATTAACCACTGTAATGATAGTATCAATAGCCTTTCGGATTTCAGTAATGTGAGACGGCCATTTTTTAACTGTTGTTCTTCCCGCAATAATCTCTTCACTCCAAATTACAGGGGATAAGTTGTAATAACTTAGCACTATATTTAAAGCGGTTCGAAGCGTCTGAATATGTGCTGCCTTTACGACAGTCTCATTTGCAGTAATCGTTTCAAAAGGTGGCGGTAATATAGTAAATGTCCTGACAACTTCTGTGCTTGCAGACTCAATATCACTATCAAGACAGCGGAAGGTTACAGTATGGTTTCCTACTGCAAGCGGTTCCGCTTGGTACACCGTACTAACACCATTTCCCAGATAGCCACTCGTAGAAAATCTCTCAGGATTATCCACACTATTAACCCACTCACCTGAATCAATCTTTACTTCCACAATCTGTGTCTGACCGTCTGGTTCAGTGCCTGTAGTAATCATAAAGCGTGGTGTAGTGTTATAAGTAGACTTTCCGGTCATAGGACTGACGATGATCGGAGCAGCAGGCGGACTGTTTTTCTTTACCGTGTTACTAACCACATGGCTTGAAACTGCATCAAGTGTATCTGTTACGCTTATTCGATAGCGGGTATACATTCCAGGTACCGGGGAAGCATTTACCTGATGGGTACCTGAAGTAGCACTTGAAATAATAGTAGTCAATGCTTCGTATACCGACCAATTTATACCGTCTGCTGATGTAGCTTGTTGAATAACATATTGCTTGATAGCACTGGTTCCCGGTATTGTTCCGCTCCACATAAGAGTTACTGTATTCGTCTCATATATTGAAGGAGTTGCAGTAAAAGAAGTAGGCGGAATGGGCAGTGTATTTCTGCGGACAGTGTTGCTAGATATAGTCCAGTCAGAATAAAAACTCTCTCCAGCCGTACCACGTGTCCTAACTCTATACCTACGGTAATAACCGCGAGTTGTCGGTGGGCTAACAACTACGCTGCCACTTGTTGTTGAGGTAACCGTTATTGTTAATGCTGTCCATGCTCCCCATGTGCTGTTATCTGCCGAGTCACTATATTGAATCTCATAGGATGTGATGGTGTTGCCTGCTCCATTGGATGCACCACTCCATGAAAGAGTAACATTTCCTTCAGCTAAAGTTGAACTTACCGAGCAAGCAGTAGGTGCTCCACAAGCCGTGATATCACAGTAAATACTATTACTGATTTTTTCCGATGAGTAGACATCGAGATTATCTATCGTCCATACACCAAATTGAGTATATGTTCCTGGAACTCGTGACACGTTAGGGTTATAACTACCTCCACTAGCCGATAGGGCCAATATGGTTAGAACATTCCATGAACTCCATGTACTGTTATCCGTAGATGTTCGACTAGCAATCTGGTACCCCTTGATTGCACTCGTACTTCCAGAAGCTCCGCTCCAAGTAAGTGTAATTATTTCATCACTATAATTGATTGGAGTAGCAGTTACTGTAGTTGGTGGGCTAGGAACTGTGTTTCTGCGAACAGAGTTCGACGATACTCTCCAGCCTGAATAATAACTTGCTCCTGCTGTACCTCGAGTTCGCACCCGAAACCTACGATAATTACCCCGTGTTGATGGTGGTGCAACTGACAAGCTGCCACTAGTGGCCGTGGTGGTTACTGTAGTTAGTGCTGTCCACGATCCCCAATTCAAGTTGTCAGCAGAATCACTATACTGTATCTCGTAGGAGGAGATGGCATTATTTGTACCACCGGAAGCACCACTCCATGATAATGTAACATTGTCCTCCGAGAGGGTTGCACTCAATGAACAGGATGTCGGAGCACTACAAGCTGTGGTTCTTATTGCCCAGTTAATGGTTAACACTATCTGGCTTAAATCATCTCTAGCTCGAAATCCCATATAGTTTAGTGTGCTGGAGCTAGCATCCATGAATAAACAATTACTAGCTCCACTACCGATGGAATCAATGAGTGCGGTGGAAATTGCGATATCCTTTGTACCCTGTCCGGCAGAAACAGTATAGCTATATCCAGAAGTAACTTTCGTAGGTCTACTCCCGGATATGCTGGTACCCGAACTAGGAGATGGCAAACCATATGCATTTCCAGCATAAAGTGTTATCGTTCTGGCTGAACCCCAATCACCTGCAGCTATCCTAACAAGACGAATACTGGCAGAGGTAGGATAATAGTTTGCATAGGTATTTCGAATACTTGTAAGGTCAAATAACATGGCACCAACATTCTCATAATTATTGGCTGGGGCATAAACCCCTTGTCGAACGTAGTCGGTTACACCCGCAATCCAACTGCCATTACGCCATGTACAAGCATTTATCGCTTGATAGGTTGCCATAGAAATTCACCTCACTCGTAAACCGCCGATACCAATGAGTTCACTAACCCACAAAGGCTGGTGTTTAATCTGGTATCAGTAATGTTATTTGCTGCAATTGATGTAGCCGCAGCAGGTACCAGAA
This window of the Clostridium kluyveri DSM 555 genome carries:
- a CDS encoding phage holin family protein, which codes for MKEIWNWIQLAFAAVGAFLGWFLGEFDGFLYTLVTFVAIDYLTGVLCAITDKKLSSEIGAKGIFKKVLIFVMVGIAHIFDTQILGSAGYNGSALRTAVIFFYLSNEGVSILENAGHIGLPIPEKLKAVLKQLHGRDEEPPKPGDEI